TGTTTCGCCTTTAAGTAAAATTGCTTTTAGTCTTGCCATAAAGCGAGAAGAGCGACCTCGTCCTGATTGAGTATATTTTGTTTCAGCATAAACAGCATCACCTTCCATATACCAAGGCTTTCTAGCTAAATAACTTAGAAGTGCTTGCCCAGTATCACCCATAAGTACATCAAACGCCTTTACAGTTTTCTTATTAAAGATATCTTGCTGGATAACGTGGCGATACTCATGAATCGATAAATTTTCATGCCACTCAAGTGTACTTACATGGGCAAAGAAATTTGTTGAATCAAACCACTCTGTACGTCTTGGAGCAAGTGTTACAAATCCATTAGGATCACCCATTTCTGGACGATAGATCAAGCTAACTTGCTCCGGCTTTTTTAGCCCATAAGAAAGTCCTACATATTTTGAGTAGTGCTCCATTAGATTGGCCATATAAATTGCATTCTTCTTAAAACCTTTAGGGTAGATAACTTGCACAAAATCATTCTCTAAAGTTGACCAATCTTGTGGTGGGCTTTGAGTATTTACCCAATTATGTTGGGCCAATGTGTGAAAAGAAGTTGATAATATAAAGGCAATATATAGAACAAACTTTGTCATTAATTGTCTCACTGTGGTTAAAGCTAATTTTGTTTATTAAAATTAAACTTTATTGTAGTGAATATGTAAATGAATTGGTTAGGGAGTATTGAATGAGATTACTAATACTAGGAGCAACAGGCCTTGTGGGCAGTCATGTGTTAAAGCAGGCCATCGAAAGAGATGAAATCGAATATATTGTTGCACCTGTACGTCGAGAAATTAATTCACACACTAAACTATATTCACCCATCATTAATTTTGATCAGGTAACTTCAGCAATGCTTAAAGAGTGGAATGTTGATGTCGTCATATGTGCTCTTGGTACAACAATTAAAGTGGCCGGTAGTAAAGAAGCATTTAAAAAAGTAGATCTTGAGTATCCTCTTACTTTTGCAAGATGTGCAAAGGAAGTTGGAGTTGAAACTTTTGTTTTAAATTCGGCAATGGGAGCGAATGAGAATTCTATTTTCTTTTATAATCAAGTCAAAGGGAATTTGGAAAATGCATTGATGGACTTAAAATTTAAGTCTCTTTGTCTAGTGAGGCCTGGACTCATTGGTGGAGAGAGGAATGAGTTTCGATTAGGGGAGGTTATTGGAAAATGTTTATTGAAAATTTTCCACTATATCCTACCAAAAAGCTTACGTATTAACCCTGCTTCATCAATTGCAAAAGTGATGCTAGAGGCGGCAATAGAGCAAAGAGCGGGGATAAAAATCATGACCTCTGACAGGTTAACGTAAATTGAAAACGACTTTTCAGTACCTTACTAAGCAATCTATAAATTTTGTTCCGATTACTTTTTATCATTTAACTATCTGAAATTATTGTTAAGAAATTATAACAGTTGACGATAAGTCGAGATATAGATTTTTCATCTATTGGGATTTTTTATATTTCGGAGAACTATGTGAACCAAGCTTTTAAGAAAGGTATTGAGTGGGATATTATCAGTCTTGCTAATTATGTGTCAGAAATTGTTTCAAAAGAAAGTGGCAATATTCTAGGACCGGCACAACAGTCGATGGTAACAAGTCGTCTTAAGAAGAGAATGATGACCTTAGGTTGCTCGACTCCGGAAGATTATTATAGTTATTTAACAAAAAATTATGCAAAAGAATCATCGCATTTAATTTCAATGCTAACGACTCACCATACTTACTTCTTTAGAGAGTTTTCTCACTTTGAATATTTATTAAAGAATCTTGATAGTATTGTTGCGAATGCAAAGAAGCGTGGCGATTCTACGATAAGAATTCTTTCGGCAGCTTGTAGTCGTGGACAAGAAGTTTACTCACTTGGAATGTTCTTTCATCATCATTTAAAAAACTATCCTGGGATGCGTTTCGAAATAGTTGGAACTGATATTGATCCTGAAAGTGTTAAGATTGCAAAGAATGGTGTTTACCGTTATCGTGAAATAAAATCAATCCCAACTGTATACTTAACTGGTAACTGGATGCGTGGCTCTGGTGAAATTTCAAAATTTGCTAAAGTTAATGCAAATATTAAAGATAACTGTCAGTTTGGTGTTATGAATTTACTTGCACCAGAAAAGTTTCTAGGTAGTAAAAAATTTGATATTATTTTTTGTCGTAACGTTTTCATCTACTTTGATCAAAAATCTATTGAAAATATCGTAATGAATTTCAAAAAATATCTACATAAAGATGCGCTATTTGTTACTGGAATAAGTGA
This sequence is a window from Halobacteriovorax sp. DA5. Protein-coding genes within it:
- a CDS encoding NAD(P)H-binding protein, which codes for MRLLILGATGLVGSHVLKQAIERDEIEYIVAPVRREINSHTKLYSPIINFDQVTSAMLKEWNVDVVICALGTTIKVAGSKEAFKKVDLEYPLTFARCAKEVGVETFVLNSAMGANENSIFFYNQVKGNLENALMDLKFKSLCLVRPGLIGGERNEFRLGEVIGKCLLKIFHYILPKSLRINPASSIAKVMLEAAIEQRAGIKIMTSDRLT